Genomic window (Atribacterota bacterium):
GTAATTATAGGGCAATTACTTTTAAAGGACTTCACAGTCATAAAGATAATATTATCTGCCATTGTGGTAGGAATGGTTGGCATTTACCTGCTGAAGGCAGTGGGAATGGTAGAAATGCACCCGAAACCAGGTTCTATTGGTATGACAGTTGTCGGTGGACTGATATTTGGGATTGGCTTTGCCTTACTGGGATATTGTCCTGGAACGATTTCAGCAGCAATAGGACAGGGTAACCTGGATGCCTTATTAGGAGGATTGGCAGGAATTATAATAGGGTCAGGAATATTTGCCCATTTATATCCAGGATTGGAAAAATTTCT
Coding sequences:
- a CDS encoding YeeE/YedE thiosulfate transporter family protein, with the translated sequence MLKKLHSQNRTQLFLGLIMGFFFGFLLQKGGVAKYDVIIGQLLLKDFTVIKIILSAIVVGMVGIYLLKAVGMVEMHPKPGSIGMTVVGGLIFGIGFALLGYCPGTISAAIGQGNLDALLGGLAGIIIGSGIFAHLYPGLEKFLKKGWFGEITIPEYLKVNPWLVIIPISLLIVLFLYIIESVGL